One genomic segment of Alphaproteobacteria bacterium HT1-32 includes these proteins:
- a CDS encoding TAXI family TRAP transporter solute-binding subunit — MLKRRFTVATRIAVALAVVIGATTASSSTLTFLHMGTGSASGTVFPLGGLLAGIFSNPPGSRDCERGGSCGVPGVIVTATSSEGSVENITEIQAKNFDLALVQGDVAFWAYYGLGPYKGQEPIRSLRAIGSLYPQAVHLVVPADSDIEDLSDLAGRRVAVGELGSGTPVMTDVVLAERGIKKGDYEAYYMKPGAAADSLAAGALDAAFFVTGYPDASISGLAQRLQIRLVPLTWDDFDELITKYSFITGGVIPADYYPGIPATLTLNVSAQLIAREDMDEKLVYGVTRALWHETSRKKLEKNHPRGAQIRLKAALNGVGIPLHPGARKFYQEVGLLKSPF; from the coding sequence ATGCTCAAGCGCCGTTTCACCGTCGCAACCCGGATTGCCGTGGCGCTGGCCGTGGTCATCGGTGCGACAACGGCAAGCTCGTCTACGCTTACCTTTCTGCATATGGGCACCGGGTCCGCCAGCGGAACTGTCTTCCCGCTGGGAGGATTGCTCGCCGGCATTTTCTCGAACCCTCCGGGATCACGGGACTGCGAGCGCGGTGGAAGCTGCGGCGTCCCCGGCGTTATCGTCACCGCCACCTCCAGCGAGGGGTCGGTGGAAAACATCACCGAAATCCAGGCAAAGAATTTTGATCTGGCGCTGGTACAGGGCGATGTCGCGTTCTGGGCCTATTACGGCCTTGGCCCCTACAAGGGACAGGAGCCGATACGTTCGCTCCGCGCAATAGGCTCGCTTTATCCGCAGGCCGTGCATCTTGTCGTTCCCGCCGATTCCGACATCGAAGATCTCAGCGACCTTGCCGGACGACGGGTTGCCGTCGGCGAACTGGGTTCCGGTACGCCGGTGATGACCGATGTCGTGCTGGCCGAACGCGGCATAAAGAAAGGCGATTACGAAGCCTATTACATGAAACCCGGTGCTGCGGCTGACTCACTTGCCGCCGGCGCACTGGATGCAGCCTTCTTTGTAACCGGATATCCGGACGCCTCGATTTCAGGTCTGGCCCAGCGCCTGCAAATCCGCCTCGTGCCGCTGACCTGGGATGATTTTGACGAGTTGATCACCAAGTACAGCTTCATCACCGGCGGTGTCATCCCGGCTGATTATTATCCCGGAATTCCCGCGACACTGACCCTCAATGTCTCCGCCCAGCTGATTGCCCGCGAAGACATGGACGAGAAACTGGTCTATGGCGTTACCCGTGCTCTCTGGCACGAAACCAGCCGCAAGAAGCTTGAAAAGAACCACCCGCGCGGTGCCCAGATCCGTCTGAAAGCTGCCCTGAACGGGGTCGGTATTCCCCTGCATCCGGGCGCACGGAAGTTCTATCAGGAAGTCGGTCTGTTAAAGTCCCCCTTCTGA
- a CDS encoding tetratricopeptide repeat protein, with product MNGDTNTQPAAQTDLSAQPAHIQMFARAADDHKKGRMDAAVAGYAETLRLKPDFADALNNMGVALRAQGKFEAAVACYKRSLALRPNNPGAWSNMGNALREVGRLEEACVAHRKAVELKGDAPEGIYNLGLVLRDLGKIREAMDCFNRAIAMRDNYFDCLWDRALTWLLIGDYKRGFDHYEWRWKLDRSPPRKFDMPVWDGKDLGGKSILLHAEQGYGDMIEWARFIPLVKQRGAGRVIVECQTGLLRLLATVDGVDEMLIKAQKPPKCDVYYPLLSLPKMFGVTMETLPNTVPYLGPPEIHGKKLPAVNGAKLKVGIVWAGKTTPKDRSCGLEHFIEIMDMPGVAFYSFQKGGRKDDIVRLGAETLITDLDPLIEDFADSAAFMSQLDLVITIDSAPAHLAGAVGAKTWCLLIHNADWRWLLDRDDCPWYPTMRLFRQPRPGDWTAVWKQVTPAFREWVATEMASRQP from the coding sequence ATGAATGGCGATACCAACACACAACCGGCAGCACAGACCGACCTGTCTGCCCAGCCGGCACATATCCAGATGTTCGCGCGGGCGGCAGATGACCACAAGAAAGGTCGTATGGATGCCGCCGTGGCCGGCTATGCCGAAACACTCCGGCTGAAACCGGATTTTGCCGACGCCCTGAACAATATGGGCGTCGCGCTGCGTGCCCAGGGCAAGTTTGAGGCCGCCGTCGCCTGCTACAAACGGTCACTTGCGCTGCGCCCGAACAATCCCGGCGCCTGGTCAAACATGGGCAATGCGCTGCGGGAAGTCGGACGGCTTGAAGAAGCCTGTGTCGCCCATCGCAAGGCCGTCGAGCTGAAGGGGGATGCGCCGGAGGGTATCTATAATCTTGGTCTGGTGCTGCGGGATCTCGGCAAGATCCGGGAGGCGATGGATTGCTTCAACCGCGCCATCGCCATGCGGGACAACTATTTCGACTGCCTGTGGGACCGGGCGCTGACCTGGCTGCTGATCGGCGATTACAAACGCGGGTTCGATCACTATGAATGGCGCTGGAAACTGGACCGCAGCCCCCCACGCAAGTTCGATATGCCGGTGTGGGATGGCAAGGATCTCGGCGGCAAGTCGATCCTGCTGCATGCCGAACAGGGTTATGGCGACATGATCGAATGGGCCCGCTTCATCCCGCTGGTGAAGCAACGGGGTGCCGGTCGGGTGATCGTAGAATGCCAGACCGGTCTGCTGCGTCTGCTGGCCACTGTCGATGGTGTCGACGAAATGCTGATCAAGGCACAGAAACCACCGAAATGTGATGTCTATTATCCATTACTGTCCCTGCCCAAAATGTTTGGCGTGACGATGGAGACCCTGCCCAACACCGTCCCCTATCTCGGCCCGCCTGAAATCCACGGCAAGAAACTGCCCGCCGTCAATGGCGCAAAGCTGAAAGTCGGCATCGTCTGGGCCGGCAAGACCACACCGAAAGACCGTTCCTGTGGCCTTGAACATTTCATCGAAATCATGGATATGCCCGGCGTCGCCTTCTACAGCTTCCAGAAAGGAGGCCGCAAGGACGATATCGTCCGGCTTGGCGCGGAAACCCTGATCACCGATCTTGATCCGCTGATTGAGGACTTCGCAGATTCCGCTGCCTTCATGTCCCAGCTGGACCTCGTCATCACCATCGATTCAGCCCCTGCACATCTGGCCGGGGCGGTGGGGGCAAAGACCTGGTGCCTGCTGATCCATAACGCAGACTGGCGCTGGCTGCTCGACCGTGACGACTGCCCCTGGTATCCGACGATGCGACTGTTTCGCCAGCCCCGGCCCGGCGACTGGACAGCTGTCTGGAAGCAGGTCACACCTGCATTCCGGGAATGGGTGGCAACAGAGATGGCCAGCCGGCAACCGTAA
- a CDS encoding YHYH protein codes for MMKITGFKTWTGTVVFTASILLFAQAGLQAFFGLPDNKVSVRTDSDYRYITSNAIPDHSPGNFPNRRNPNSISEQSLAFRVPLHPALTGRQTSVGMNVFAVATNGVPFDPSAAEWWQRDRNSGWQYEPLSSSVDLGLDKHNAHVQPNGTYHYHGIPTGLVEDVTPDRHSKLIAYAADGFPVYLRYGYSDPENPASAVADLTPSWRLKSGSRPGGPGGRYDGSFIEDYEYVAGLGTLDECNGRQTVTPDYPNGTYAYYLTRDWPVIPRCLKGERDRSFLKMGPGGPTRGSGGRGGASASMHNDRPGGGGRPGGPPDFNKAGEMLGIDGETLRRALGPPPPDFDSAAQRLGIPVEKLHEAMRAAGGGRRP; via the coding sequence ATGATGAAAATAACCGGATTTAAAACCTGGACCGGAACAGTCGTTTTTACGGCCAGTATCCTGCTGTTCGCACAGGCCGGCCTTCAGGCATTCTTTGGTCTGCCCGACAACAAGGTCTCGGTGCGGACGGACAGCGACTATCGCTACATCACATCAAATGCGATACCCGATCATTCTCCCGGCAATTTCCCCAACCGGCGCAACCCCAACAGCATCTCCGAACAGTCATTAGCCTTTCGTGTGCCGCTGCATCCGGCGCTGACCGGTCGCCAGACATCTGTCGGCATGAATGTTTTTGCCGTTGCGACAAATGGTGTCCCTTTTGATCCCTCCGCTGCGGAATGGTGGCAGCGCGACCGCAATTCCGGATGGCAGTACGAGCCACTGTCTTCTTCTGTCGACCTTGGCCTCGACAAGCATAATGCGCATGTACAGCCAAACGGCACCTATCACTATCACGGTATTCCGACCGGACTGGTCGAGGACGTAACCCCGGACCGGCATTCAAAACTGATCGCCTATGCGGCAGACGGTTTTCCGGTTTACCTGCGTTATGGATACAGCGACCCGGAAAACCCGGCGTCGGCGGTGGCCGACCTCACCCCAAGCTGGCGGCTCAAATCCGGATCACGTCCCGGCGGGCCGGGCGGGCGCTACGATGGCAGCTTCATCGAAGACTATGAATATGTCGCCGGTCTTGGCACACTGGATGAATGCAATGGTCGCCAGACCGTCACCCCCGACTATCCCAATGGCACCTATGCCTATTATCTGACCCGGGACTGGCCTGTCATCCCCCGTTGCCTGAAGGGAGAGCGGGACCGCAGCTTCCTTAAAATGGGACCGGGCGGGCCAACACGAGGGTCAGGCGGACGAGGCGGGGCATCTGCTTCGATGCATAACGACCGGCCGGGCGGTGGTGGCCGTCCCGGTGGTCCCCCGGACTTCAACAAAGCCGGAGAAATGCTGGGAATAGACGGCGAAACCCTACGCCGTGCACTGGGCCCGCCCCCACCGGATTTCGACAGCGCCGCCCAACGGCTCGGTATCCCGGTTGAAAAACTGCATGAGGCCATGCGGGCAGCAGGTGGCGGACGACGGCCCTAG